From the Synchiropus splendidus isolate RoL2022-P1 chromosome 3, RoL_Sspl_1.0, whole genome shotgun sequence genome, the window CTGCTGAGATGTAAAGCTTAAACCAAAAAATAGGTAGGGGCTATTACACTGGTTAATCAGTGAGTGTTTGACATGTGCTAGCATTCAGATAGAAATAAAAGTAAAGCGGTGAATTTGGCAAACTTCCATGAGACCTGCAGAGCTTAAAAAAAGTTGCAAGACAACTGTCAGAAAAGAGAGAACTTTATGAAAGAAGACAAACTGATGTTATATGACTTAGAAGACACAAGTCAAATACCCAGAGGCCTCTTTTCTCCACATGGCTCTACCATGTTACTACTTTACCATGTTACTGCACTACAACAAGACATCATTGGAAGCACAGTACTTCAAACCCAAAAACATGAACACCTGGTCTTTCTCTGTTCTGGCAGAATTTTTGACACTTCGGTTTCATTGATATCATTTTCAGCAGAAGATGCTTGTTTACAAACTGCTTTGTAACCAACAGAAGTAAATGTTAGATATAAGGAGATCTTAAGAGGCAGACAAAGACAGTGACTACATCTGGGGCAACATCCATGGTAACTGGATGTTGCAGTTGGGGACTGTCAAGCACAGCAATTGTGTATCaggaaacaaaagtgttgaGAGAGCATatcaaaaaacacaaattctCCCGTCTTAGAAAGTTTAAAAAGATAAAATTAAATATGACCACCTTGGGGAACTACGGATCTGGGTTATTAATCTGTAATACAGTATTAGACATACTCCTTCCATCACAGAGAAGATACAGGACATATATAGATAACCTTTGTTCTTGGGGAGATGACATTTCCACAGGTGAATTTTCTCTGCTGACTAactcaaatacattttattcgAAGAAAAGGATCACCACTCAAACTCAAAAATAAATTGCAGACGGTTGACCCTGTAACATCGCAGGTCTGCAGTCTTTATAAATGGTCTTGGAACTGCAGCGTGAACACACCCTTAGCAAATCATCAGCTAACAGGTGCAGCGCAAGCTAAAAGGTAAACGGATGACAGATGACAACAACAGTGGTAGGGTTCGATCCACATCCATTTTTCTAGGCCTTTTCACAAGAAGACCACAAAGGAAAGGGGGCGCGAATGAACGAGTGGCATGAGCGTTAGCCTACCTCGTCGGGGAATCTCTTGCAGCGGGATCGTGTCCCCTCCCCCGTCATAGGGTAAGTATGGGTCAGCCACGGCGTCTTTCTCCTCCATGTTGACAGATAAGACGGCGAGCCGCGGCTAAGCTAAGCTAGTGTTTATTGCGCACTACACTCCGTGTCAGTCGCTGCTGCCCCTGCCATGTTGACCAGCCCGAGCAGATAGAAGAGAGACTGTGAGCTTGGGTTGGACGAGCGCGTAAAAGCCTGGTCCTTCCTcctcgcctctctctctctcgcgctctGTCAGTCTCACCCTCTGTACCGCAGCAGCTGACTGCTAAAGGCTGACGATATCACACGCACACTACCACGCCAGCAACGAAAGGCGATCAGACGAGCGCCTGCTCAGTTGCTAAGGGAGATCCGCGTGCCTTGCCTGTACGGGACAGACCATAAAGCTGGGTCATAGGGGTGTGTAACTACAAAGGAATCAACTATTATGACCACTACTGCTGACGTTTTTCAGACTTCTGATAAGGAACGGAGGCAGTTCAACTATTATTGCGTGCAGGGAAAACCGGAATGCATGAATTATTTGCAAATGTTCATTTGAATGTCAGATGAAGGTCCATTCAAGACCacaattaattcattaattttaCTTACACTCTATTGTCAtcaaaaatcaaattatttaaGCGTCCACTGAAGACcagaatttcatgttcctgACTTGAGATGTGTTTTAACATTTGTGGAACTGAAACACATGTCGCCAGCATCGTTGGAAATACAGCACCACCAACAAAGCGCACCATAAGTCGGCAGTTGTATGGGTCGGATTTGTGTTACAACATACCCTATCTTCATTTGCGAGCCTGTTTCTGCTACATTTTCCTCCATTATGTAACACAGTTAACAGAACCACTCATTTCGAGggtttttcatttcacacacaacAAGCCTGCTCAGGATTTTAACAGAGGCTGTCTGCATTCCATCACACACATGTTAGTGTCCTTTGTCAACGTCGTACAAATTGTAGGACACTATATCAAACTTACTCTGCCCCTACCTTTCATTAGACCACTTGGTGTCTTCTGCCATAGCAGGTTTAGTCCACATCCAGGAAGAAGTTAACATAAATGTTGATAAGGTAGTTCCAGTTTCGGGGAAATATGAACAGACATCAGGTTCCATGAAAGTATTTCTCCACGTTCACTCAAACTTTGAACAAATAAATAGTCTAAACCACAAACGCCAGTGAGGCAACTAATGTATCTCGAGCTTAACTCTCACAACAAAGTAGAACTAGGAGAGAGGCGAAGAACGCTCTTTGAATGAAGCACATTCATCTTCCTCGGAGAGTTGATCTGACTGGCCCACAGCCAAACCGGTTTATGTTAATGACAATGTCACACAATTGCAGACAGGCGAGACCAGTGGGTGGGTTTTATGCAAATGAATAGCAttcaaaagaacaaaaacaagtaGATCGAGAGAGTCACGTGTTCACCAACACCTACAAACCAAGTATTCAAACACATAATTGTGCACCATTTATATTTCTAGAAGTAGCCATTTaaaagccaaatgtcctcaaaaAAACCCAAACGGTTATAAGGTTATAAGTAATTGTATGAACAAGAAAATACCAAATTCTGTAGCACTCAGGAATTTCATAAACCAGATAATTATACACTTGATGAAGCCTCTTAAAAGCAccatttagttaaaaaaaaaaaccatttgaaGAATTTAGACTCAAATGGCTGGACATCTGAAATATATCTAAATAACAAACAAGAAGAAGCGGTCTAGTTTCAAATCTATTATGTAACATGTTCATGAGGCATGAGAGGAGGCATCCATAAGCTCATAGAAAAATCTACATGCTACCTGTGTAAAACAGCCCACCATATGGCCAGCAcccatttactgttttttttatctcgTGAATAGAGCACACTTTGAactatttgtttatatttattgacCACTTAATTGCAGGCCCTAAGTACTTGCCACAGACATTCTGTTCACCCATGCAAACATACATACCTCGATTCAACCAGACATCTACAACAAATAAATCTTCCCTCACATTTCCCAGCCATACAGTGCTGGAAATAAGTCAGGGGACCTCAGGTATTTCTACTCAACATCAATTAGGATTATTTCATTAAGAACATCAGCATTACCCTGCTAGGACTGACATTCAGAAATGGTCAGCCATGGGCATGACTTCAATAAGTTCGAAAACAAAGTCAGGAGCTGTTCAACATGTGACTAGCAGCGGAAAAGAAAGCCATTGTTTGGAACCCTACGCTTCCTACCTGGGGAGGAAGCATCCCCATCCAGCAGGTTGTCATCCTCAGTGGTGTGGAAGTCCATGACCATCCCGGCCCCATCTAGTAGCTCTTCGTCGCTACTGGCACTGGCGATGCTGTTGTAGCTGTTCCTGCAGTAGCCCCTGTGGTACAGCTGCTCAGACTCCATTTAGCAATGCACCAGAGCCCTGGATGGTAAATgaatggaggagagagtggtggGCATTCAGGTGGGAGCCTTCGAAAAACTATCCATTTCAATATAGCAGTTGTATTCAACCATGAACTGTCACTTAGTTGACTTTCATCTTAAAACGTTCTCACAGGACACAGTGACAATGGGCACCACTTAGTGATCGCATTGACACCATCTATGAATTTCAATGGACTACACACCCATGTGATTGATGGTGCAAAACATACCCGGATCTtattcagaacaaaaacaaccagACAAACCACATTATTGctcaacattattattgttgaattCTAAATCCACCTGTTATACAAACAAACCGTACATGACTAGTCCCATGGCCTTCATAACTTCAGTCATCATTCAATCTACAGGGgtaggacaaaataatggaaacaccttaaagctaaaaaagctttaaggtgtttgcattattttgtccaacctctGTACAATGTCATAGTAATCATGCATTTACCAAATCACAAGGCCATTAGCTCTCATTTTCACAACAAACATGAATCATGTGCTTCCTATGCAAGTAATAAATGGCTCTCACGGCTCTTTAAGAGCACTTTCCCATGATTACCCAGCAACCAATGCGCTTCACACCAAGTCACCCATTCATGCACCCAATAACGCACTGGCTGCAGACGGCTGCGATCTGAACGGCCAGGAGCAAGCCGGGGTTAAGtgccttgctcagggacacgACGACACAAACACGGCAGGAGCTCAGATCGGACCTCTCGGTCAAAGGCTGACCACTACcatctgcatctgaaagtgtgatGTTGGGAAGTGCATCTccgtcatcaaaaagtccactGAACAGATCTCAATCACATCTAATAGTTCTTTAACAACTTAGCAACTAACTTTGTTTTACTTTGGTTTGTGCACAAATGACACCCTCTGGTGGACACGCTAGTAGTTACACCACCTCAGAGAAATCATGAGTgagaaattatttaaaaaataaataaataaacaaatcaaccCCCAATGACTGCAAAAATTGCAGTATCTAAGTAAAGACATGCTGAAGACCTTTGGCTTGTGCATTGACATTAATAACAATTATGTTTCTGCCGAACCGCATAGATGAAAACAGTTTCGTTTTGTCTCAACCGAGGCCTTTTCTAGCCACATGTGGCTAGAAAAGCCACATACATTCATATTAGATACACAAGAAGTTTTACTATAAATACTTTTAAATAATTCTCAGTATGTTTGGTCTAAGGAGCAACATAAATGTAATAAACTTACAGCTTGGAGGTTTTTATCTTTCTTTGGTTCAAACTCAAATGTAGTTTTGATAAATAAGATCTATCTTTATAAAAAGCCGTTAAATATTCAGAACTTCAATATTCTAAATATTATTGACCTATTGCAATTAGTGTTATTAGCAATTAGCAATTATTAGCTTATTAAACTCAAACAGTAAAGGGGTGAGTCATCAGAAtggcatgatttttttttttttcagcgctTCAGGTGTTCCTTAACTCTTAACTCTGACTGGTCAATACGGAGGTGTTGCCCAGACAACTGTAGCAAAGACGTGACTCAGCATTTGGCCTTCTAACGGACTGTACTACACCTCCTCCACCCAGAAACCTGTGGGTGGGCAATACGATGTCACAGCAAAGATGCTTCAACTTCAGTCACtaatatttcaattatttttttgctgTCACTCTCATACACAATGGTGGAAGAGGGAAATGTAATGACATGTATTGGTATCCAAATATTTTGTGCAAAAGagcacataaaaatgcattttatacaGTGTTAATATGAACTCACTTAATGCTGAAGAAAAGTCGCTCAAAGTAACTGAAATAACTAAAAGAGGCACTTGGCTTGCCCGTATAATCAGAGTATCTGATGTACGGCGAAGATCGCACAgttaaagaaaacacaaaaaaagatgagTCTGATTCAGTGCTTCAGTGCTCTCACCATATATTCATTTACTGCCCTCGGCCATAACTAATTAGTGGACCTGTCTGCAATGTGTCTTCTGAATACAATACGATTTGGATGCGTGCAGCGTGAAAATGAAGCCACAATCTCACATCCGTCAGACACAGATCCAGTGCAACAACGATGACAAACGGTGGATGGCCACTACAAGTGGCACGGGTTTTTGGAAGAACGCCACTAGCGTCTAACATGTCACTAAATCAACCAAGATCAAAGATTAACAAGGGAAAGAGTTAGtttaaaaattgaaaatgttttctgtaaAATGTGGGAAATGTCATGACAGCTGGAAACAAATGCATCCCCATGTAACTAGCGAGAAATCTAGATGTCCAAATAACGGTTTTCAGACGAACTTCTAGAACTTCAGTTGGCGGGCATACGGATTAAATATGGGTCTACATCTTATTTGCGGTAAAATAAAAGGGGGAATAATGTTTTCGGGTATTAATTAGAAATTGAAAGCTGGGAGAAGAAGACTATTCTGGAACACACTCGGCTAACCAGTTAGCAGTCCCTACACTTACGGTTATTTACACCCGAATACGGATGCAAAGCTGGTcgtaattatattttatttagttgGTCTGGTGTGTGCTTCCCGTTTGAAACTGAATAGAGGGGAAAACGACGTGAAAACGATGCACTTTCAGACGAGCATTGATGCAAGCGGTCCAGACTAGCTTCAGCTGCTAGCTTCGAGGCTAACTGGCACCTGTGCGCTGGCAGCACTGTAATGTGTGGTGAGTTCCCGAAATATATAGCAattgtttgacaaaaaaaatatttcaactatGGAGAGCCACTTGCTATTTTTCCCCACGTTGTTGCTGCAATCACACCAGAGCGAaacgaaacaaaacaaagcgacTCCAACGTACCTTCCCGTTGCCTCAATTCCAGCCTCAACACGAACTCTCATCTTCGTACCTGAGGTTTTAACATTGCGGGTTTAGTTTCCTAGACGATCGTAAGTCCCCACATCattgtggtttcttttttttcagtcccaTCGCTGACGGTGACGTCCACTTCCGGCTTGCGATCGCAGCCTCAGAACGGAGATAAACGAGCGAAGAGCAAACGCATGTATTATTCATCAAAAGTGCTGTCTTTTGGTAAATTGCTTTGTCTTGAAACAAAACACCGAACCTTGCCCGTTTccccaaaataataatatattgttttgtcttttgacGCATGTTCTAAACAATGAATTTGAAAACATCTTTgataataaaaattaattaatagTGGAATTTCATCCTCTCACACCATTGGGAATTAACCAATTGTTTCCGCACTTCAATACCATTTCAATTAATACTGGTAGAGAGCAACGTTGCAAGTCCTCTGGATATGGCCATATATTATTTTGCTCAAATTCAAGGATGAGCTTACTCGGACCTGCAAAATGGTCCTAACCaggccaaatgtcctcacaagttgtttttcccaaaattgatcctcacaagaatagataaaccagttccacatgcgcacacacagtcttgtatttctatccttatTAGGACTTTTGGAGGCTACTCATttacataatgctttccccagcttcgCAGCCTAAACCACACCAAACTTAAACTCCATTgtaatgacccacttattttgatgtGATGTTTTTTACCTTTACATTTACCTTGTTAGGACCAGCAACACGGTCCTAACTAAGACAAATGTCCTCatgaggaggacacacacacacacacacacacacacacacacacacacacacacacacacacacacacacacacacacacacacacacacacacacacacacacacacacacacacacacacacacacacaaaactgctGCAGTGGTTTGAGAATGTCACCTTATTTgtaattttttcttttaacttgAAAAACAGAACCTTGGATCAATCCCTGAATTGTGCATTCTATTGATCTTTTACGAATACAAGTCACCTGACATGCTGAACAGCACCACCTTTTGGGTAAAGCATACAATCACATGTTTATGGCGTATAAAACGTTCGTTCAGCGAGACTACTGACCTGCAGGCAACCATTAAAACTAACAATTTAGACATGTAAAAAGTAGATAAGAAGGTGTCACTTTGGGAGAAACGGCACTAAGTGGAGATTTACTCCAAACCCGTGTAAAAGTCTAAGTCTCTGCGGTGCAGCTGAGTCGGCATGTTTCTCCTAGTATTGTGCAGTTTCTCCAAGTCGATCTCCACCAGCCTCAATCCTGGTTTCTCTCCACCACAGTCAGCTATCACCTCGCCCCAAGGGTCCACGGCCATGGCATGACCATGAGATGACCGTTTCTCGTGGTGTGCACCGACTTGTGCCGCCGCCAGGACGAAGCATTGAGTCTCAATGGCCCGTGCACGCAGCAACACCTAGAAATGACAACATCAAAGTCAGCTGAAAATTAACTCTTCAAATCTCAATAAGAACTAAATGACGTGATGTGTTTTACTTGTCTCCACTGACGATGGTTATCATTAAACCTTTACAGATCATTATTGCATGAAATAGATAGACCTATGGCAACATGCCAGCAACATGGCTACTTCTATAGCTCTGCTCCTACGGTCTGGTCCTTCCCAGACACAAGACTGCTGCAGTAAGTGTATAAATGGATGGGCAAAAGACAGGTGGGATGTACTGTCCATACAGTGGTTGCAGAGATCCATAAAAATACTTGTCAATTCAAAGCAGCAACAACGACTTTCTTGAAATGACAGCATCAAAAGCAGCAAATTGTTGCGACATGGCGCTGCAAAGGTGCCAAGTCACTTCCACACATGAGAGATcttatgtcttcttcttctatctctttctgcttctcccttcaggggtcgccacagcagatcatcttcctccatatcaccctgtcttctgcttcctcttctctcaaacctataAACTTCATATCCTCCTTTACTACCTCCGTAAATCTCCTCTTCGGCTTTCCTCtcgaccttctgcctggcagttccaacctcaataTCTTCCTGCCAATGTACTCGCTATACTACAAGTCACAAACCATTAGTTTACATATTTGCATTTGCAGATTATAATTATTTGAGTGGCCACATTTTGACACACAAATTTGAGGCTGTACCATGatcttcttttctttaatgagggaacatgtacagtatatacattGTGTAGTTAATCATACTGTAAGGACCTTGTCTGAGGTTGAACACATTGAAGTTTAGAACTTTGTCATCGACCCACCTCCCAGTGAGCTGCACCTGTAGCCACCGTGAATGCAGATGGGAATGTCAGAATCTCTGCACCTTTTCTCTGCAGTGCGCATGACAACTCTGGGAATCTAATATCGTAGCAGATCCCCAAACCAACCTGAGGATTCAAAAATGCAACACAGAAACAATAAGACCCAAAATGAAGTGCAGATCATGTAAGACAACCACACCTTGCCAATTGGAGTCTGGACGGGAGGCATGAGTGATGGTCCTGGGATAGTGAAAGCACTTTCTTTAAGCAACACCCCTTTTTCTGGCAGCTCCACGTCAAATAAGTGGGCCTTTCTGTAGACTGATACGACCTCACCTGCACATacagaggacaggtgtgagtgtgtcattgacagtgcaaaaataaatcaatattagAATGATTTGCCTGTTCGATCTTAAATCGAGTCTGAACCTTTGTCATTCATTATTATGTGACTGTTGTAGATTCGCCTATCAGAATCCCAGTCATGTCCTCTCTCATGAAATCCCCCGAGAGACAGCCAGATCTCCAACTTTCTGaaatagaaaacacatttcacacaaTAAGTGCAAGGTCTAGACTTTAGTTGAAGAAGGACATGCAGAAGATGCAAATAAAAACCTCTGAATGATTGGAACCTatgctttttcttttattacGCCTACATACAAAGATAACAAATTTGATGCGATTTTTAAAGTGGTCATGTATGTAAAATTTTtcttatcatatttttaaaaaagcaggtCAAGACCTTGAGTCTAGATGTAAATGCCTGATATTATGAGAGAAGAAAAAGTAGAAAAGTAAATGTTTGTCAGAAATGATCCCATTAATAATAGCCCCAAAACATGTATGGCTGgtaagacaaataaaaataaggaaACACAGCTCAAGAGAACTTACTTTGCCATCTGAGAATACCGTGACACAGTTTTTCCTGACAGGCTCTCGGACAGTGCTAGTGTCTCCTCCCGACTGGACCCAATGTAGTCAAAGCCTTCAGGAAGGAACACCATCCTGGCCCCTTGTAGACTGGCTTGTTCCATCAGCTCCTGACAGGCAGAGAAGTTGGATTCTTTGTCTGGAGTTGCAGTAAGCTGGCAGACTGCAGCAACtcggtgatgtgagcttgacatCCTGCACATAGATG encodes:
- the nit1 gene encoding deaminated glutathione amidase isoform X2, whose amino-acid sequence is MSSSHHRVAAVCQLTATPDKESNFSACQELMEQASLQGARMVFLPEGFDYIGSSREETLALSESLSGKTVSRYSQMAKKLEIWLSLGGFHERGHDWDSDRRIYNSHIIMNDKGEVVSVYRKAHLFDVELPEKGVLLKESAFTIPGPSLMPPVQTPIGKVGLGICYDIRFPELSCALQRKGAEILTFPSAFTVATGAAHWEVLLRARAIETQCFVLAAAQVGAHHEKRSSHGHAMAVDPWGEVIADCGGEKPGLRLVEIDLEKLHNTRRNMPTQLHRRDLDFYTGLE
- the nit1 gene encoding deaminated glutathione amidase isoform X1, which translates into the protein MFTARCLFGFNACKKYCLSQIWRPELQKRMSSSHHRVAAVCQLTATPDKESNFSACQELMEQASLQGARMVFLPEGFDYIGSSREETLALSESLSGKTVSRYSQMAKKLEIWLSLGGFHERGHDWDSDRRIYNSHIIMNDKGEVVSVYRKAHLFDVELPEKGVLLKESAFTIPGPSLMPPVQTPIGKVGLGICYDIRFPELSCALQRKGAEILTFPSAFTVATGAAHWEVLLRARAIETQCFVLAAAQVGAHHEKRSSHGHAMAVDPWGEVIADCGGEKPGLRLVEIDLEKLHNTRRNMPTQLHRRDLDFYTGLE